Proteins co-encoded in one Sphingopyxis sp. BE259 genomic window:
- a CDS encoding TonB-dependent receptor domain-containing protein, which produces MTKRPIFASLLLLSSALVAPAALAQDVSGGAPASDTPPVTTEAPTGEEPVADDATAPDEDGDISIPGGADQEIVVTGRFTPNVVRATPEVVSVLSSADIARTGEGDISGSLQRVTGLSVVGGGFVYVRGLGDRYSLALLNGSPLPSPEPLKRVVPLDIFPSNVIDSTLVQKSYSVNFPGEFGGGVINLTTKSIPRESFLTLSGGIGWDSETTNQLGYTYYGGDTDWTGFDDGTRDVPPLLKAALASGKPILNGADFTQTDLKAIMVELVNAPTTLLQQNNHIPVNWSAGVTGGTSIALPDGELGIIATAGISNKWRTRDAIQQTSVDPELAGPPQTDFRRVITDNRVVVNGLLGFGLELGEHKFRWTNLYIRDTLKQSRLGLGVDQNVQLRDTLVQDTAWYERQLINTQLVGEMHFDRLKLDLRGGYANSQREAPYERSFTYIRSNLPLDQDPVGDKFVNDLGGNRGSATVAFSDLNEDLWSGGVDVSYELAPRITATVGYAYSDTHRTAVRRAFQIRGSNLPIAVQQLRPDYLLSDATIQLYDITLVEASAQDGTAAFAADLTTHAGYAQVQAEILSGVNINAGVRYEDAKQSVTPIDIFGTGGSAIVETSLNNDYWLPAVTLTWEVAPDMQLRVNGSKTIARPQFRELIAQIYQDPESNRQFRGNPSLVDSELLNAEVRYEWYFAKDQRLTVAGFYKSIDNPIETYTSISTDSVANSSFANAPKATLYGAELEAQKYFPLDTLSDSPFWASRRLVLIGNYTFTKSKIKVGADDTTIINGVTLNASDFFFDGSPMTGQSDHLVNVQIGLEDQDNLSQQTLLLTYASPRVTSRGPSGQPDIREKPGISLDFVARQGINLLNKEIELKFEARNLTGRNYQEVQENGDNRLFLNRYKLGRTFSLSASLKF; this is translated from the coding sequence AGAACCGGTCGCCGATGATGCGACGGCACCGGATGAGGACGGCGACATTTCGATCCCCGGCGGCGCCGATCAGGAAATCGTCGTCACCGGCCGCTTCACGCCCAACGTGGTCCGCGCGACCCCCGAAGTTGTGTCGGTCCTCTCCTCCGCCGACATCGCGCGGACCGGCGAAGGCGATATTTCAGGCTCGCTGCAGCGCGTCACCGGCCTGTCGGTCGTCGGCGGCGGTTTCGTCTATGTCCGCGGGCTTGGCGACCGCTATTCGCTCGCGCTGCTCAATGGTTCGCCGCTGCCCAGCCCCGAGCCGCTGAAGCGCGTCGTGCCGCTCGACATCTTCCCGTCGAATGTCATCGATTCGACGCTGGTCCAGAAAAGCTATTCGGTGAACTTCCCCGGCGAATTCGGCGGCGGCGTGATCAACCTGACCACCAAGTCCATCCCGCGCGAATCCTTCCTGACCCTCAGCGGCGGGATCGGCTGGGACAGCGAGACGACGAACCAGCTTGGCTATACTTATTATGGCGGCGACACCGACTGGACGGGCTTCGACGACGGTACCCGCGACGTCCCGCCGCTGCTCAAGGCCGCGCTGGCGAGCGGCAAGCCAATCCTCAACGGCGCCGATTTCACCCAGACCGATCTGAAAGCGATCATGGTCGAACTGGTCAATGCGCCGACCACTTTGCTTCAGCAGAATAATCATATTCCGGTCAACTGGTCGGCAGGCGTCACCGGCGGCACGTCGATCGCGTTGCCCGATGGCGAGCTGGGCATCATCGCTACGGCGGGTATCAGCAACAAATGGCGCACCCGCGATGCGATCCAGCAGACGTCGGTCGATCCCGAACTGGCAGGACCGCCGCAGACCGATTTCCGGCGCGTCATCACCGACAATCGCGTCGTCGTGAACGGGCTGCTCGGCTTTGGTCTCGAGCTGGGCGAGCACAAGTTTCGCTGGACCAACCTCTATATCCGCGACACGCTGAAACAATCGCGACTGGGGCTTGGCGTCGATCAGAACGTCCAGCTTCGTGACACGCTGGTGCAGGACACCGCGTGGTACGAGCGTCAGCTAATCAACACCCAACTCGTCGGCGAAATGCATTTCGACCGGCTGAAGCTCGATTTGCGCGGCGGTTACGCCAATTCGCAGCGCGAGGCGCCTTATGAGCGCAGCTTCACCTACATCCGTTCGAACCTGCCGCTCGATCAGGATCCGGTTGGCGACAAGTTCGTCAACGACCTTGGCGGCAACCGCGGCAGCGCGACGGTCGCCTTTTCGGATCTGAACGAGGATCTGTGGTCGGGCGGCGTCGATGTGTCTTATGAGCTGGCGCCGCGCATCACCGCGACCGTTGGCTATGCGTATAGCGACACACACCGCACCGCAGTCCGCCGGGCATTCCAGATCCGCGGCTCGAACCTGCCGATCGCAGTGCAGCAGCTGCGCCCCGACTATCTGCTCTCCGACGCGACGATCCAGCTGTACGACATCACGCTGGTCGAAGCATCGGCACAGGATGGCACGGCGGCGTTCGCAGCCGATCTGACGACCCACGCCGGCTATGCACAAGTCCAGGCCGAGATCCTGTCGGGCGTCAATATCAATGCGGGGGTCCGTTACGAAGACGCCAAGCAGAGCGTCACGCCGATCGACATCTTCGGCACGGGCGGCAGCGCCATCGTCGAGACCAGCCTCAACAATGATTATTGGCTGCCCGCGGTGACGCTGACCTGGGAAGTGGCGCCCGACATGCAGCTGCGCGTCAACGGATCTAAGACGATCGCGCGTCCGCAGTTTCGCGAGCTGATCGCGCAAATCTATCAGGATCCCGAATCGAATCGCCAGTTCCGCGGCAACCCGTCGCTGGTCGACAGCGAGCTGCTCAACGCCGAAGTGCGGTACGAATGGTACTTCGCCAAGGATCAGCGTCTGACGGTGGCGGGTTTCTATAAATCGATCGACAATCCGATCGAAACCTACACGTCGATCAGCACCGACTCGGTGGCCAACTCCAGCTTTGCCAATGCGCCCAAGGCCACGCTTTACGGCGCCGAGCTGGAAGCGCAGAAATACTTCCCGCTCGACACCTTGTCGGATTCTCCCTTTTGGGCGAGCCGCCGCTTGGTCTTGATCGGCAACTACACATTCACCAAGTCGAAAATCAAAGTCGGCGCCGATGACACGACGATCATCAACGGCGTGACGTTGAACGCGTCAGACTTCTTCTTCGATGGCTCCCCGATGACGGGTCAGTCGGACCATCTGGTGAACGTCCAGATCGGGCTGGAGGATCAGGACAATCTGTCGCAACAGACCTTGCTCCTGACCTATGCCAGCCCGCGCGTCACCAGCCGCGGTCCGTCGGGCCAGCCCGATATTCGCGAAAAGCCTGGCATCTCGCTCGATTTCGTGGCGCGGCAGGGGATCAACCTGCTGAACAAGGAAATCGAGCTGAAGTTCGAGGCGCGCAACCTGACGGGCCGTAATTATCAGGAAGTTCAGGAAAACGGCGACAACCGTCTCTTCCTCAACCGCTACAAGCTCGGCCGGACCTTCTCGCTGAGCGCGTCGCTGAAGTTCTGA
- a CDS encoding type II secretion system protein N — protein MATLMSGSAFRLPRGLPVWLRAGRRSPREIGPVLLAALLGALLVWQLVRLLWTVMTPLSPLGAWQPQAAVIASPAERRALFASFDPFFRSAPQGPASATVTALGLTLFGININEATGGGSAIIAGEDGVQTSYAVGDEIAPGVKLVGVAFDHVLLDRGGARESLFLDQSGDAAVAAPATPLPAPTPEVGSTAATGVSASGEMSPATLKAGVGFAPRAENGRVTGLVVQPQGDGAVFRAAGLRPGDVIRSVNGRPIGSAGDAAALANQIGPGARISLEVERGASVVPVAIFLSKQ, from the coding sequence ATGGCGACGCTGATGTCCGGATCGGCCTTCAGGCTGCCGCGCGGCTTGCCCGTGTGGCTGCGCGCGGGTCGGCGCTCGCCGCGCGAGATCGGGCCGGTGCTGCTTGCCGCGCTGCTCGGCGCGTTGCTGGTCTGGCAACTCGTCCGTCTGCTGTGGACGGTCATGACGCCGCTGTCGCCGCTGGGCGCGTGGCAACCGCAGGCCGCGGTCATCGCCTCGCCCGCCGAACGCCGCGCGCTGTTCGCCAGTTTCGATCCCTTCTTTCGCAGCGCCCCGCAGGGTCCGGCTTCGGCGACGGTGACCGCGCTCGGACTGACGCTGTTCGGGATCAACATCAACGAAGCGACCGGCGGCGGGTCAGCGATCATCGCGGGCGAGGACGGGGTGCAGACCAGCTATGCCGTCGGCGACGAGATCGCGCCGGGCGTCAAGCTCGTCGGCGTCGCCTTCGATCATGTGCTGCTCGACCGCGGCGGTGCGCGCGAAAGCCTGTTCCTCGATCAGAGCGGCGACGCCGCGGTCGCCGCGCCGGCAACGCCGCTGCCCGCGCCGACCCCCGAAGTCGGATCGACGGCCGCGACCGGCGTTAGCGCCAGCGGCGAAATGTCGCCCGCGACGCTCAAGGCCGGGGTCGGCTTTGCGCCGCGCGCCGAAAATGGCCGCGTCACGGGGCTGGTCGTCCAGCCACAGGGTGACGGCGCGGTGTTCCGCGCCGCCGGGCTGCGTCCGGGCGATGTTATCCGCTCGGTTAATGGGCGCCCGATCGGGTCGGCGGGCGATGCCGCCGCGCTCGCCAATCAGATTGGGCCGGGCGCCCGCATTTCGCTCGAAGTCGAACGCGGCGCCAGCGTCGTTCCCGTCGCCATCTTCCTCTCGAAGCAATAG
- the gspD gene encoding type II secretion system secretin GspD, which produces MRLKLSLMLAAALVSAAPVPAVAQYTLNVRDADIRAFIQDAARITGRTFVIDGRVNGKVSVVTDRPLSRSEYFEIFLSTLRSNGLVAVPGPNGSYRVQPIDGAAAQPGRIGSGGAAQNQFVTEIIRLRHIDAVAAVETLRPLVSAQGSLTANRNANSLVVADFADNIRRIRALASSIDRDSSTSQIVTLKNAGAREIAAALTALVPAAGEGARAPVAIVPIDSSNAIALRGDQAMVARFVAMATDLDQKAAGGTELRVYWLEHANAETLLPTIQQLVGGGSDPAQKAGLPPATTSSSSGGGTSTPTPAPAAPANVSTGGSGGSIATRGPAIVTRYEGANAIIVAANSDVQRMLGELIRQLDSRRQQVLVEAIVVEIGDDAAKRLGVQFLLGGKNIPFVATSYSNASPNILTLGGAYAANRLSQETTTVNGNTTVTQTNSSLGNSLQEAAAASLLTATGGFAGFAGDIGKNTIFGAIINAVKSDTTSNLLATPHIVTLDNQAAKFLVGQDVPITTGEQLGDNFENAFRTVQREEVGIKLEVTPQVNGAGEVKMFLRQEVSSVAGPVSSRNSDLILNKRAFETVLTVDDGEILAIGGLLNDDERKTIERIPLLSDIPLLGELFKSRSRTRSKTNLMVFIRPTILRNREDNAALTARRYGYIRDFQLQRNPDEEPAIDTLVRDYLGAVPPVPTEATAADITVGPVNLPELRGPDGRVISTDVPPSISNAPAPPTGDYP; this is translated from the coding sequence ATGCGTCTCAAATTGTCCCTGATGCTTGCTGCCGCGCTGGTTTCCGCTGCGCCGGTCCCCGCGGTCGCCCAATACACCCTCAACGTCCGCGACGCCGACATCCGCGCCTTCATTCAAGATGCGGCGCGGATCACCGGGCGGACCTTCGTCATCGACGGCCGCGTCAACGGCAAGGTGTCGGTGGTGACCGACCGGCCGCTGTCGCGCAGCGAATATTTCGAGATTTTCCTCTCGACCCTGCGCTCGAACGGTCTGGTCGCGGTGCCGGGCCCGAACGGCAGCTACCGCGTGCAGCCGATCGACGGCGCCGCGGCGCAGCCGGGCCGCATCGGCAGCGGCGGCGCGGCGCAGAACCAGTTCGTCACCGAAATCATCCGCCTGCGCCACATCGATGCCGTGGCCGCGGTCGAAACGCTACGCCCGTTGGTCAGCGCGCAGGGATCGCTGACCGCGAACCGCAACGCCAACAGCCTGGTTGTCGCCGATTTCGCCGACAATATCCGCCGCATCCGCGCGCTGGCGTCGAGCATCGACCGCGACAGTTCGACCAGCCAGATCGTCACGCTGAAAAATGCCGGCGCGCGCGAAATTGCGGCCGCGCTGACCGCTTTGGTCCCGGCGGCGGGCGAGGGCGCACGGGCGCCGGTTGCGATCGTACCGATCGACAGCAGCAACGCGATCGCGCTGCGCGGCGATCAGGCGATGGTCGCGCGCTTTGTCGCGATGGCGACCGACCTCGATCAAAAGGCGGCGGGCGGCACCGAGCTGCGCGTCTATTGGCTGGAACATGCCAATGCCGAAACGCTGCTACCGACGATCCAGCAACTGGTCGGCGGCGGCAGCGATCCGGCGCAAAAGGCGGGCCTGCCGCCCGCGACCACCTCTTCGTCATCGGGCGGCGGGACGAGCACCCCGACGCCTGCCCCGGCGGCACCCGCCAATGTCTCCACGGGTGGTTCGGGCGGCAGCATCGCCACCCGCGGCCCCGCGATCGTCACCCGCTACGAAGGCGCCAACGCGATCATCGTCGCCGCCAACAGCGACGTCCAGCGCATGCTGGGCGAGTTGATCCGTCAGCTCGACAGTCGGCGGCAACAGGTGCTGGTCGAGGCGATCGTCGTCGAGATCGGCGACGATGCCGCCAAGCGGCTGGGCGTCCAGTTCCTGCTCGGCGGCAAGAATATCCCGTTCGTTGCGACCAGCTACAGCAATGCGTCGCCGAACATCCTGACCCTCGGTGGCGCCTATGCCGCCAATCGGCTGTCGCAGGAAACGACGACCGTCAACGGCAACACGACCGTGACCCAGACGAACAGCTCGCTGGGCAACAGCTTGCAGGAAGCGGCCGCGGCGTCGCTGCTCACCGCGACCGGGGGTTTTGCTGGTTTCGCGGGCGACATCGGCAAGAACACGATTTTCGGCGCGATCATCAACGCGGTGAAATCGGACACGACGTCGAACCTGCTGGCGACCCCGCATATCGTCACCCTCGACAATCAGGCGGCGAAGTTCCTGGTCGGCCAGGACGTGCCGATCACCACCGGCGAACAGCTGGGCGACAATTTCGAAAACGCCTTCCGCACCGTCCAGCGCGAAGAGGTCGGGATCAAGCTGGAAGTGACGCCGCAGGTCAATGGCGCGGGCGAAGTGAAGATGTTCCTGCGCCAGGAAGTGTCCAGCGTCGCCGGGCCGGTATCGTCTCGCAACAGCGACCTGATCCTCAACAAGCGCGCCTTCGAAACCGTGCTGACCGTCGACGACGGCGAGATTCTGGCGATTGGCGGGCTGCTCAACGATGACGAGCGCAAGACGATCGAGCGCATCCCGCTGCTCAGCGACATTCCGCTGCTCGGCGAACTGTTCAAATCGCGCAGCCGGACGCGGTCGAAAACCAATCTGATGGTGTTCATCCGCCCGACGATACTGCGCAATCGCGAGGATAATGCGGCGCTGACCGCGCGGCGTTATGGCTATATCCGCGACTTCCAATTGCAACGTAATCCCGATGAGGAGCCCGCGATCGATACGCTTGTGCGCGATTATCTGGGCGCGGTGCCGCCGGTGCCGACCGAGGCAACCGCCGCCGACATCACCGTCGGGCCGGTCAATCTGCCCGAACTGCGCGGTCCGGATGGCCGGGTGATTTCGACCGATGTCCCGCCGTCGATCTCGAACGCACCCGCGCCGCCGACCGGAGACTATCCGTGA
- a CDS encoding ATPase, T2SS/T4P/T4SS family, with the protein MTDPEPIVAPAAPVDIPYGFARQHGVVIAPGEGGAWLATLREDADPAILIEVKRYLAQPLRVATASVADFDRLLSDHYAVDSSAAAMAGSVGGNDVDFSLPSAEDLLDSADDAPAIRLINAIIAEAVRQGVSDIHIEPYESGLVVRMRTDGVLREHLRMPPHVAPVVVSRIKVMARLDIAERRVPQDGRIGLTLAGKAVDVRVSTLPSRAGERVVMRILDKDAAGIDFDVLGLSGAADQILREALAEPNGIILVTGPTGSGKTTTLYAALKQLNDGQRNILTVEDPVEYAVDGVGQTQVNSKVGLDFAAGLRAILRQDPDVVMVGEIRDRETADIAVQASLTGHLVLSTVHTNDAVGAITRLKDLKVEPFLLASTLRAVIAQRLVRKLCDHCREPVQADNSVAAMLGLDIGTVIWLPRGCDQCGGTGYKGRIGVFEAIKVDETVRRYIYNGGDEAMITRHAFLKSPTLASAARAMVAKGLTTAEEAIRIARREEIDA; encoded by the coding sequence GTGACCGACCCCGAACCGATCGTCGCGCCCGCAGCGCCGGTCGACATTCCTTATGGCTTCGCGCGTCAGCATGGCGTGGTGATCGCGCCGGGCGAGGGTGGTGCGTGGCTGGCCACGTTGCGCGAAGATGCCGACCCCGCGATCCTGATCGAGGTCAAACGCTACCTTGCCCAGCCGCTGCGCGTCGCGACCGCCAGCGTCGCCGATTTCGACCGGTTGCTGTCCGACCATTATGCCGTCGATAGTTCGGCGGCAGCGATGGCGGGGTCGGTCGGTGGCAACGACGTCGATTTCAGCCTGCCCAGCGCCGAAGATCTGCTCGACAGCGCCGACGACGCCCCCGCAATCCGCCTGATCAACGCGATCATCGCCGAAGCGGTGCGGCAGGGGGTCAGCGACATCCATATCGAACCCTATGAAAGCGGCCTTGTCGTGCGGATGCGGACCGACGGGGTGCTGCGCGAACATTTGCGGATGCCGCCGCACGTCGCCCCCGTCGTCGTCAGCCGTATCAAGGTGATGGCGCGGCTCGACATCGCCGAACGCCGCGTGCCGCAGGACGGCCGCATCGGGCTGACGCTGGCGGGCAAGGCGGTCGACGTGCGCGTCTCGACTTTGCCCAGCCGCGCGGGCGAGCGGGTGGTGATGCGTATCCTCGACAAGGATGCCGCGGGGATCGATTTCGACGTCCTCGGCCTGTCGGGCGCCGCCGACCAGATCCTGCGCGAGGCGCTGGCCGAACCCAATGGCATCATCCTGGTCACCGGGCCGACCGGATCGGGCAAGACGACGACGCTTTACGCCGCGCTCAAGCAATTGAACGACGGCCAGCGCAATATCCTGACCGTCGAGGATCCGGTCGAATATGCCGTCGACGGTGTCGGCCAGACGCAGGTCAACAGCAAGGTCGGGCTCGATTTTGCGGCCGGGCTGCGCGCTATTCTGCGCCAGGACCCCGACGTCGTGATGGTCGGGGAAATCCGCGACCGCGAGACCGCCGATATTGCGGTGCAGGCGTCGCTGACCGGGCATCTCGTGCTGTCGACCGTCCACACCAATGACGCGGTGGGAGCGATCACGCGCCTGAAGGATCTGAAGGTCGAGCCCTTCCTGCTCGCCTCGACGTTGCGCGCGGTCATTGCGCAGCGGCTGGTCCGCAAATTATGCGATCATTGCCGCGAACCGGTGCAGGCCGACAACAGCGTCGCCGCTATGCTCGGGCTCGACATCGGCACCGTCATCTGGCTTCCGAGGGGCTGCGACCAGTGCGGCGGCACCGGCTACAAGGGCCGGATCGGGGTGTTCGAGGCGATCAAGGTCGACGAAACGGTGCGCCGCTATATCTACAATGGCGGCGACGAGGCGATGATTACGCGCCATGCCTTTCTGAAATCGCCGACGCTCGCGTCCGCAGCGCGGGCGATGGTTGCGAAGGGGCTGACCACGGCCGAGGAGGCGATCCGCATCGCGCGGCGCGAGGAAATCGATGCCTGA
- the gspF gene encoding type II secretion system inner membrane protein GspF, whose amino-acid sequence MPDYRYVAIDPQGRERRGRLTAANDDAARADLVRRKFHIVAVEAAGAKPASRSLLAFRRARLSSKDLALFTRQLATLAEVAPLEEALRTLTRQSEAESARTIIGDVHAGLLEGRRLADAMARQPASFPPLYRAMVAAGETTGSLTTILARLADLLERQAEVRGKLIAALAYPIVLAVVAIGVVAALMIFVVPRVVEQFTDVGQQLPFLTRAVIAISGFAASWWWLIALLIVAASFGWAAAMRRPAFKARVDARLLRLPLFGRLLRDLYAARFARTLATMVSSRLPLVDGLRLTLPTIRNAALASATAAIVDQVRAGGSLSAALRDAGVFPPLLVYMTASGESAGRLEVMLERAADYLEREFDRFTAASMALLEPVIIVLMGSCVALIILAILLPILQLQNLAGI is encoded by the coding sequence ATGCCTGATTATCGCTATGTGGCGATCGATCCACAGGGCCGCGAGCGCAGGGGACGGCTGACCGCCGCCAACGACGATGCGGCGCGCGCCGATCTGGTGCGGCGCAAATTCCATATCGTCGCGGTCGAGGCGGCGGGGGCCAAGCCCGCGAGCCGGTCGCTGCTCGCCTTCCGCCGCGCGCGGCTGAGCAGCAAAGACCTCGCACTGTTCACTCGCCAGCTCGCGACGCTGGCCGAAGTCGCGCCGCTCGAAGAGGCGCTGCGCACGCTGACCCGGCAGAGCGAGGCGGAAAGCGCCCGCACGATCATTGGCGACGTCCATGCCGGACTGCTCGAAGGCCGCCGCCTCGCCGACGCGATGGCACGTCAGCCCGCCAGCTTCCCGCCGCTCTACCGCGCGATGGTCGCGGCGGGGGAAACCACCGGCAGCCTGACCACCATCCTCGCCCGCCTCGCCGATCTGCTCGAACGCCAAGCCGAGGTGCGCGGCAAGCTCATCGCGGCGCTCGCTTATCCGATCGTGCTGGCGGTCGTCGCCATCGGCGTCGTCGCGGCGCTGATGATCTTTGTCGTCCCGCGCGTCGTCGAACAATTCACCGATGTTGGCCAGCAATTGCCGTTCCTGACCCGCGCGGTGATCGCAATTTCGGGCTTTGCCGCCAGCTGGTGGTGGCTGATCGCGCTGCTGATTGTTGCCGCCAGCTTCGGCTGGGCGGCGGCGATGCGCCGCCCGGCGTTCAAGGCGCGCGTCGATGCGCGGTTGCTCCGCCTGCCTTTGTTTGGCCGCCTGCTGCGCGATCTCTACGCGGCGCGTTTTGCGCGGACGCTGGCGACGATGGTGTCGAGCCGCCTGCCGCTGGTCGACGGGTTGCGGCTGACCTTGCCCACGATCCGCAACGCCGCGCTGGCCAGCGCGACCGCGGCGATCGTCGATCAGGTCCGCGCCGGGGGCAGCCTGTCGGCGGCGCTGCGCGACGCAGGCGTGTTCCCGCCGTTGCTGGTTTACATGACCGCCAGCGGCGAGAGCGCCGGGCGGCTGGAGGTGATGCTGGAACGCGCCGCCGATTATCTGGAGCGCGAATTCGACCGCTTTACGGCGGCGTCGATGGCGTTACTCGAACCTGTCATAATAGTCCTTATGGGGTCATGCGTTGCCCTGATCATCCTCGCCATTCTGCTGCCGATCCTTCAGTTGCAGAATCTTGCCGGAATATAA
- the gspG gene encoding type II secretion system major pseudopilin GspG: MLDTSFSGAGRPPVQRRRKRDERGFTLTELMVVIFIIGLLATVVMINVLPSQDRAMVTKAKADIATLETALEQYRLDNLTYPASTDGLNALSTPPPALAQPERYRRGGYIKKLPADPWGRPYNYQAPGPNGKAFDVWSLGADGAPGGTDDNADIRSEG; this comes from the coding sequence ATGCTCGACACCTCGTTTTCGGGAGCGGGCCGCCCGCCGGTCCAGCGCCGCCGCAAGCGCGACGAACGCGGTTTTACGCTGACCGAATTGATGGTCGTGATCTTCATCATCGGGCTGCTCGCGACCGTGGTGATGATCAACGTCCTGCCCAGCCAGGACCGCGCCATGGTGACCAAGGCAAAGGCCGATATTGCAACGCTGGAAACCGCACTCGAACAGTATCGCCTCGACAATCTGACCTATCCGGCATCGACCGATGGATTGAACGCGCTCAGCACGCCGCCGCCCGCACTCGCGCAGCCCGAACGCTATCGCCGCGGCGGCTATATCAAGAAACTGCCCGCCGATCCGTGGGGCCGTCCGTATAATTATCAGGCGCCCGGGCCGAACGGGAAGGCGTTCGACGTCTGGTCGCTCGGCGCCGACGGTGCCCCCGGCGGGACCGACGACAATGCGGATATTCGCAGCGAAGGCTAA
- a CDS encoding GspH/FimT family pseudopilin encodes MRIFAAKAKPRARRVWIPAFARTRSCADDRGFTLVELMVVLAIMALAATAVVLTIPGDERSARSEADRLAARLAGARDIAVIEGRSVAVNFAPSGYGFERRIAGEWQPLPGRAFAQRNWPGDVRFAVGNGQGVARILFDRVGTSPTPQTVVLSGGDAREIVRVSATGEVSRGE; translated from the coding sequence ATGCGGATATTCGCAGCGAAGGCTAAGCCGCGCGCGCGTCGGGTCTGGATCCCCGCTTTCGCGCGGACGCGATCATGTGCCGATGATCGCGGCTTCACGCTGGTCGAGCTGATGGTCGTGCTGGCCATCATGGCGCTGGCCGCGACTGCCGTCGTGCTGACCATCCCCGGCGACGAACGCAGCGCGCGCAGCGAAGCCGACCGGCTCGCGGCGCGGCTCGCCGGTGCGCGCGACATTGCGGTGATTGAGGGGCGCAGCGTCGCGGTGAATTTTGCGCCCTCGGGCTATGGCTTCGAGCGGCGAATCGCGGGCGAATGGCAACCGCTGCCCGGTCGCGCGTTCGCACAGCGCAACTGGCCCGGCGACGTGCGTTTTGCCGTCGGCAACGGGCAGGGCGTCGCGCGCATCCTGTTCGACCGCGTCGGGACCAGCCCGACCCCGCAAACGGTGGTGCTGAGCGGCGGCGACGCGCGCGAGATCGTGCGCGTGTCGGCGACGGGGGAGGTCAGCCGTGGCGAATGA
- the gspI gene encoding type II secretion system minor pseudopilin GspI, translated as MANERANRCERGFTLLEMLVALSVISIAALTLVRLDAFAVRTAGDLDESTVAGIVAQNRAVELWTDPAPPTIGNSAIGVSNAGRNWRIEQRVARTADDSLLRIDLIVRPESGRGQAALTIIRPLR; from the coding sequence GTGGCGAATGAGCGTGCCAATCGCTGCGAACGCGGCTTCACCCTGCTCGAAATGCTCGTCGCATTGAGCGTGATCAGCATCGCCGCGCTGACCCTCGTCCGCCTCGATGCCTTTGCGGTACGCACCGCGGGCGATCTCGACGAAAGCACCGTCGCCGGGATTGTTGCGCAGAATCGCGCCGTCGAACTGTGGACCGATCCGGCGCCGCCGACGATCGGCAATAGTGCGATTGGCGTCAGCAACGCAGGACGCAACTGGCGCATCGAGCAGCGGGTGGCGCGGACCGCCGACGATAGCCTGCTGCGCATCGACCTGATCGTTCGCCCCGAAAGCGGGCGCGGGCAGGCGGCGCTGACGATCATTCGGCCGTTGCGATGA
- the gspJ gene encoding type II secretion system minor pseudopilin GspJ, producing MKDERGFTLIEMLVALSLFAAIASIGVGLLRSSVDTQDAVQTRLQAMGGVNRLRAVMANDLAQAVQRSTRGPAGEAVPAFVGSSTGFAFVHGGAAALDGSPRPAVERVAYALVGREWRRATQPMLDGAALSEGDRLLGEVATVAVRYRDETGNWGESWRSEPGDRLPRAVEVRVSRSGREALTMLFLTAPTLPPPPPVAENPAP from the coding sequence ATGAAAGACGAGCGCGGCTTTACCCTCATCGAAATGCTCGTTGCGCTGTCGCTGTTCGCGGCAATCGCTTCGATCGGAGTCGGGTTGCTGCGCAGCAGCGTCGATACGCAGGATGCCGTACAGACGCGCTTGCAGGCGATGGGCGGCGTCAACCGGCTGCGCGCGGTGATGGCGAATGATCTGGCGCAGGCGGTCCAGCGATCGACGCGCGGCCCGGCGGGTGAGGCGGTGCCTGCCTTCGTCGGGTCATCGACCGGCTTTGCTTTCGTCCATGGCGGCGCAGCGGCGCTCGACGGGTCGCCGCGTCCCGCAGTCGAACGGGTCGCTTATGCGCTCGTCGGCCGCGAATGGCGGCGCGCGACCCAACCGATGCTCGACGGCGCCGCGTTAAGCGAAGGCGACCGGCTGTTGGGCGAGGTGGCCACGGTCGCGGTGCGCTATCGCGACGAGACGGGCAATTGGGGCGAAAGCTGGCGTTCCGAACCCGGCGACCGCCTGCCGCGCGCGGTCGAGGTGCGCGTATCGCGCAGCGGGCGTGAGGCGCTGACGATGCTGTTTCTGACCGCGCCGACGCTGCCGCCCCCGCCCCCGGTGGCCGAGAACCCGGCGCCATGA